A single region of the Arthrobacter sp. zg-Y20 genome encodes:
- a CDS encoding inorganic phosphate transporter, with product MAAVLLAGVVLLAGAYAFLNGFHDASNSVATSVRTRALTPTVAVLLAAGFNMLGALVSTALAVALTVRFVDLPPGPEGLGILIASLGAACAWGVWTWWRRMPSSSTHALVGGLVGSGAASTLVGGQNIAESYRLIWEQIALPLLLSPVIAFVLAYLLVFPATWLMRYSSPRRGDAGNRIAQSVFTSAFSLGHGIQDGQRTMAVLVLALLAAGQTTDTGIPLWVQLFAALALAAGTLFGGWRITHTLGYRLVRMDPLRGMSAQAVSSAMLFLGALWLHIPLSSTQTMTSAIVGAGANQRFSTVRFIPLREILVTWLTTAPVTALLGGILLLALSPLL from the coding sequence GTGGCCGCCGTCCTCCTGGCGGGCGTTGTCCTGCTGGCCGGCGCCTATGCCTTCCTCAACGGCTTCCACGACGCCTCCAACTCCGTGGCGACGTCGGTCCGGACCAGGGCGCTCACTCCCACCGTGGCGGTCCTGCTGGCTGCCGGCTTCAATATGCTCGGCGCACTGGTCAGCACGGCACTGGCCGTAGCCCTGACGGTCCGCTTTGTGGACCTGCCGCCGGGCCCCGAGGGGCTGGGCATCCTGATTGCCAGCCTCGGAGCGGCCTGCGCGTGGGGCGTCTGGACCTGGTGGCGGCGGATGCCGTCGTCGTCCACCCACGCCCTGGTTGGCGGGCTGGTGGGTTCCGGTGCCGCCTCAACCCTGGTGGGCGGGCAGAACATTGCCGAGTCCTACCGCCTGATCTGGGAGCAGATTGCCCTGCCCCTGCTGCTCTCCCCCGTCATCGCCTTTGTGCTGGCCTACCTGCTGGTGTTTCCGGCGACCTGGCTGATGCGGTACAGCTCTCCGCGCCGCGGGGACGCCGGAAACCGGATTGCCCAGTCGGTCTTCACGTCCGCTTTCTCCTTGGGGCACGGCATCCAGGACGGGCAGCGGACCATGGCCGTGCTGGTGCTGGCACTGCTTGCTGCCGGCCAAACCACGGACACCGGCATACCGTTGTGGGTGCAGCTGTTCGCGGCGCTGGCCCTGGCTGCCGGCACCCTGTTCGGCGGCTGGCGGATCACCCACACGCTTGGCTACCGGCTGGTACGGATGGACCCGCTGCGGGGCATGAGCGCCCAGGCCGTCAGTTCGGCCATGCTCTTCCTCGGCGCACTGTGGCTGCACATCCCGCTATCCAGTACGCAGACCATGACGTCGGCCATCGTCGGGGCCGGCGCCAACCAGCGTTTTTCCACGGTGCGGTTCATTCCGCTGCGCGAAATCCTGGTGACCTGGCTGACCACCGCCCCGGTGACGGCCCTGCTGGGCGGCATCCTGCTGCTGGCACTGAGCCCGCTGCTCTAG
- a CDS encoding CDGSH iron-sulfur domain-containing protein, translating to MVACPNGPLLVRGNFEIVTPDGVPVPRDRETVALCRCGASAIKPYCDGTHKLIKFDTARRRPVPGPARKAGQDAAAE from the coding sequence ATCGTTGCCTGCCCCAACGGCCCGCTCCTGGTCCGCGGCAACTTCGAGATAGTCACTCCGGACGGTGTCCCCGTGCCCAGGGACCGGGAAACCGTGGCGCTGTGCCGGTGCGGGGCCTCCGCCATAAAGCCTTATTGCGACGGCACGCACAAACTGATCAAGTTCGATACCGCCCGGCGTCGTCCGGTCCCCGGACCTGCACGCAAGGCGGGGCAGGACGCGGCAGCGGAATAG
- the ptsP gene encoding phosphoenolpyruvate--protein phosphotransferase → MRTIKGIGVSAGRVLGPSRRMPPPVPEPDADAKFGPEATVDGEKARLKDAAETVREDLKHRAETASGDAKAVLDATAMMATDPMLLKAAGKHINAGMAPDRAVWEAGMEVAAMLQSLGGYMAERTQDVLDVRGRIVAELNGLPAPGIPGSDAPFILTAVELAPADTATLDPAKVVGLVTSEGGPQSHTAILARSLGLPAVVGAPGADGIADGAEIYLDGASGTVVEDPGAAEREAAQKYASRSALPTFNGTGTTSDGHRVPLLANVGSGKDARAAAEAGAEGVGLLRTEFCFLGRDSEPSVEEQVDAYGAVFAAFPGRKVVIRTLDAGADKPLPFLTDASEPNPALGVRGFRTDRTSPGVLARQLEAIAVASGAHEADVWVMAPMISTAEEAADFAVLCTAAGLGMPGVMVEVPAAAVMSEAILSRVRFASLGTNDLTQYTMAADRQLGSLATLNDPWQPAVLQLISATVAGAARATAALPAEPGTATAAAGAKTVGVCGEAAADPALAVVLAGMGVNTLSMTPRALPSVGAVLGSVTLEQAQELSARALAAHSAAEARTIVRSRLPVLEQLGL, encoded by the coding sequence ATGCGGACCATCAAGGGAATCGGAGTCAGCGCCGGGCGGGTCCTGGGTCCTTCGCGCCGGATGCCCCCTCCGGTGCCCGAGCCGGACGCAGACGCGAAGTTCGGTCCGGAGGCAACGGTGGACGGTGAAAAGGCCCGGCTTAAGGACGCTGCGGAAACCGTCCGGGAGGATCTGAAGCACCGCGCCGAAACCGCGTCCGGAGACGCTAAGGCGGTGCTGGATGCCACCGCCATGATGGCCACGGATCCCATGCTGCTCAAAGCCGCCGGCAAACACATCAACGCCGGCATGGCTCCCGACCGGGCCGTCTGGGAGGCGGGCATGGAAGTGGCCGCGATGCTCCAAAGCCTGGGCGGGTACATGGCCGAACGGACCCAGGACGTGCTGGATGTGCGCGGCCGGATTGTGGCTGAACTCAACGGGCTGCCGGCCCCGGGAATCCCCGGCTCCGACGCGCCCTTCATCCTGACCGCTGTGGAACTGGCGCCGGCGGATACCGCCACGCTGGACCCGGCCAAAGTGGTGGGCCTGGTGACCAGCGAGGGCGGACCGCAGTCCCACACCGCCATCCTGGCCCGCTCGCTGGGACTGCCCGCCGTCGTCGGCGCTCCGGGTGCGGACGGTATTGCGGACGGGGCGGAAATCTACCTGGACGGCGCCTCCGGGACGGTGGTGGAGGACCCAGGCGCGGCAGAGCGTGAGGCCGCGCAGAAATACGCCTCCCGGTCCGCACTTCCGACCTTCAACGGCACCGGAACCACCTCCGACGGACACCGGGTACCGCTGCTGGCCAATGTGGGCTCCGGCAAGGACGCCCGCGCCGCCGCAGAAGCGGGCGCCGAAGGCGTTGGCCTGCTCCGCACGGAATTCTGCTTCCTGGGCAGGGATTCCGAGCCCAGCGTGGAGGAGCAGGTGGATGCCTACGGCGCCGTGTTCGCGGCCTTCCCGGGCCGGAAGGTGGTGATCCGGACCCTCGACGCCGGCGCGGACAAGCCCCTGCCTTTCCTCACGGACGCGTCGGAACCCAACCCGGCCCTCGGGGTGCGCGGTTTCCGTACCGACCGGACCTCTCCCGGCGTGCTGGCCCGCCAGCTGGAAGCCATTGCCGTAGCGTCCGGGGCGCACGAGGCCGACGTCTGGGTCATGGCCCCCATGATTTCAACCGCCGAAGAAGCGGCGGACTTCGCCGTACTCTGCACGGCAGCCGGGCTGGGCATGCCCGGCGTGATGGTGGAAGTACCTGCCGCGGCCGTGATGTCCGAGGCCATCCTGTCCCGGGTCCGGTTCGCGTCCCTGGGCACCAATGACCTGACGCAGTACACCATGGCCGCGGACCGCCAGCTGGGCTCCCTGGCGACCCTCAACGACCCCTGGCAACCGGCGGTCCTGCAGCTGATCTCCGCCACCGTTGCCGGTGCCGCCCGCGCGACGGCGGCTCTGCCGGCGGAACCGGGCACCGCGACGGCCGCTGCCGGAGCCAAAACCGTTGGAGTGTGCGGCGAGGCAGCCGCAGACCCGGCCCTCGCCGTCGTCCTGGCCGGCATGGGGGTAAACACGCTCTCCATGACGCCGCGGGCCTTGCCCAGCGTTGGTGCGGTCCTGGGCTCGGTGACCCTGGAGCAGGCGCAGGAGCTCTCCGCCCGCGCACTGGCGGCGCATTCCGCAGCCGAGGCCCGCACCATTGTGCGCAGCAGGCTGCCCGTCCTTGAACAGCTGGGCTTGTAA
- a CDS encoding HPr family phosphocarrier protein has protein sequence MAERKATVASRVGLHARPASIFAEAAAASPVDVTIAMEGTPAEEAMDASSMLSLMSLGASHGDVVVLRSDGPGAENALEDLARVLETDLDAQ, from the coding sequence ATGGCAGAACGCAAAGCCACAGTGGCCAGCCGGGTGGGGCTCCATGCCCGTCCGGCATCAATATTCGCCGAAGCTGCCGCAGCCTCACCGGTGGACGTGACCATAGCAATGGAAGGGACTCCGGCTGAGGAGGCTATGGACGCCTCCAGCATGCTTTCGCTGATGAGCCTGGGTGCCTCGCACGGAGACGTGGTGGTGCTCCGCTCGGACGGCCCCGGCGCTGAAAATGCCTTGGAGGATCTGGCCCGGGTGCTGGAAACGGACCTGGACGCACAATGA
- a CDS encoding GlsB/YeaQ/YmgE family stress response membrane protein: protein MGFIAFLILGLIAGAIAKMILPGRQGGGWIATLVLGVIGALLGGWIGSAVFGVGLEEFWSIQTWLVAIVGAIIVLVIYGFVTRKSSNRA, encoded by the coding sequence ATGGGTTTCATTGCGTTCCTTATTCTGGGTCTCATCGCAGGTGCAATTGCAAAGATGATCCTCCCGGGTCGTCAGGGCGGCGGCTGGATCGCCACCCTGGTCCTGGGTGTCATTGGCGCCCTTCTGGGCGGCTGGATCGGTAGCGCCGTCTTCGGCGTCGGTCTCGAAGAGTTCTGGTCCATCCAGACCTGGCTCGTAGCCATCGTTGGCGCGATCATCGTTCTGGTGATCTACGGCTTCGTAACCCGCAAGAGCAGCAACCGCGCTTAA
- a CDS encoding nuclease PIN, which translates to MKLRLFPQENAGLELLARMAAQLLRGTGVLAEILGADPEEFDRLTEQLHQIDADTTDLHFALMTQMRTSFVNPLPREDLYELSLILMSAMDCLDASAETISLYKLAGVSRRASEQLEVIGRQAELTASAMRRLASLDDLEEYWIEMLRLARRAERTRRIWVAELMREHKPMAYARHRDLADQLSGTTAQLRRAATFVGGVLVRES; encoded by the coding sequence GTGAAACTTAGACTCTTCCCGCAGGAAAACGCCGGACTTGAGCTGCTCGCCCGGATGGCCGCGCAGTTGCTGCGCGGAACCGGCGTGCTGGCCGAAATCCTGGGCGCGGACCCTGAGGAATTCGACCGCCTCACCGAACAACTGCACCAGATCGATGCCGATACCACTGATCTGCACTTCGCCTTGATGACGCAGATGCGGACCAGCTTCGTCAATCCGCTCCCGCGTGAGGACCTGTACGAGCTGTCCCTGATCCTGATGTCCGCCATGGACTGCCTGGATGCTTCCGCTGAAACCATCTCGCTGTACAAGCTGGCGGGCGTGTCCCGCCGGGCATCCGAACAACTTGAAGTCATCGGCCGGCAGGCTGAGCTGACGGCCTCGGCCATGCGCCGGCTGGCATCCTTGGACGATCTTGAGGAGTACTGGATCGAAATGCTCCGCCTGGCCCGGCGTGCCGAGCGCACCCGCCGGATCTGGGTGGCGGAGCTGATGCGCGAGCACAAGCCGATGGCCTATGCCAGGCACCGGGACCTGGCTGACCAGCTTTCCGGCACGACGGCGCAGCTGCGGCGCGCCGCCACATTTGTGGGCGGCGTCCTCGTGCGGGAATCCTAG
- a CDS encoding hexose kinase, whose translation MIVTLTANPSLDRTVELPGALVRGAVQRAAGTTEESGGKGVNVCRALTASGVASLAVLPGADEDPVTAGLRQAGIPYLNMPITAPVRSNITLTEPDGTTTKVNAPGPSLSPVEQEALIALVVGACTPKEGSGPVSWLVLAGSLPPGVPPNFYALVAQAVRERLGAEAPLIAMDSSGPPLTGALMHGAAPDLLKPNAEELAEAAGFSNEAALEADPLLAARAAGVLRERGVGAALVTLGAKGALLVTADGSWLATRPPVQARSTVGAGDSALAGYLLAEVAGVPPAECLRQAVAHGAAAAALPGTAVPTLAQTDPGEVTVTALSIEPQGPIAGRAAAAPQKEES comes from the coding sequence ATGATCGTTACCCTTACCGCCAATCCCAGCCTGGACCGCACTGTCGAGCTCCCGGGCGCGCTGGTGCGGGGCGCCGTCCAGCGTGCGGCGGGAACCACAGAAGAATCCGGAGGCAAGGGCGTCAACGTGTGCCGGGCACTGACGGCGTCCGGGGTCGCCTCGCTTGCAGTCCTGCCGGGGGCTGACGAGGATCCGGTGACCGCCGGCCTGCGGCAGGCCGGAATTCCCTACCTGAATATGCCCATCACCGCTCCGGTGCGGAGCAACATCACGCTGACGGAACCGGACGGCACCACCACCAAGGTCAATGCCCCGGGCCCCTCGCTCAGCCCGGTGGAGCAGGAAGCCCTGATCGCATTGGTGGTGGGGGCCTGCACGCCGAAAGAGGGCAGCGGACCGGTGTCCTGGTTGGTGCTGGCCGGATCGCTTCCGCCCGGAGTGCCGCCGAACTTCTATGCCCTGGTGGCGCAGGCGGTGCGGGAGCGGCTGGGCGCTGAAGCCCCGCTCATCGCGATGGACTCCTCCGGCCCGCCGCTGACGGGTGCATTGATGCACGGTGCAGCACCGGACCTGCTGAAGCCCAATGCCGAAGAACTGGCCGAGGCGGCCGGTTTCTCCAACGAGGCGGCACTCGAGGCGGACCCGCTTCTCGCCGCCCGGGCCGCCGGCGTCCTGCGCGAACGCGGCGTCGGTGCCGCCCTCGTCACGCTCGGCGCCAAGGGCGCACTGCTGGTGACTGCCGACGGGAGCTGGTTGGCAACCCGCCCGCCGGTGCAGGCACGTTCCACGGTTGGTGCCGGCGATTCGGCCCTTGCCGGTTACCTGCTCGCCGAAGTGGCCGGCGTCCCCCCGGCGGAGTGCCTGCGCCAAGCCGTGGCCCACGGAGCAGCCGCGGCTGCCCTGCCGGGAACGGCAGTTCCCACCCTGGCCCAAACGGATCCCGGTGAAGTGACCGTTACCGCACTCAGCATTGAGCCACAAGGCCCGATTGCCGGGAGGGCCGCCGCTGCGCCTCAAAAGGAGGAAAGCTAA
- a CDS encoding iron-containing redox enzyme family protein has product MKIPAPRGRVSATLIDLLHAGRSTAGYAALDSAVTEALSAGGDLLRDEDLQLALFCLYELHYSGLDGVADDAEWEPDLIRIRARLEAAFEEVLRRTVSLPELPTPRSEDVAETLFALAAKDDGPSVSRFIASKASVEQLREFLVLRSVYQLKEADPHSWAIPRLPVGRAKAALVEIQADEYGGGRQERMHSKLFANTMEGLGLDAGYGHYIDLVPALTLASSNAMSLFGLNRRLRGAIAGHLAAFEMTSSIPNSFYARGFRRHGFSDEVTYYFDEHVEADAVHEQIAARDLAGGLAEAEPDLLEDIIFGAATVLAIDAMLGEDQLLAWQAGSPALLAPLPDGGPEEAGPAGSALAAAAIAGGVTP; this is encoded by the coding sequence ATGAAGATTCCCGCCCCGAGAGGGCGCGTCAGCGCCACCCTGATCGACCTGCTCCACGCCGGCCGCAGCACTGCCGGTTACGCTGCCCTGGACTCCGCAGTAACCGAGGCCCTGTCGGCCGGCGGCGACCTGCTGCGCGATGAAGACCTGCAGCTGGCCCTGTTCTGCCTGTACGAGCTGCACTACAGCGGCCTGGACGGCGTAGCGGACGACGCCGAATGGGAGCCGGACCTGATCCGCATCCGTGCCCGGCTGGAGGCCGCTTTCGAAGAGGTTCTCCGCCGCACCGTATCCCTTCCCGAGCTGCCCACACCGCGCAGCGAAGACGTTGCCGAAACCCTCTTTGCCCTCGCCGCCAAGGACGACGGACCCAGCGTGTCCCGTTTTATCGCCAGCAAGGCAAGCGTCGAGCAGCTGCGCGAATTCCTTGTCCTGCGCTCGGTTTACCAGCTCAAGGAAGCCGACCCGCACAGCTGGGCCATTCCGCGGCTGCCGGTGGGCCGCGCCAAGGCCGCCCTGGTGGAGATCCAGGCGGACGAGTACGGCGGCGGCCGCCAGGAGCGTATGCACTCCAAGCTGTTCGCCAACACCATGGAGGGCCTGGGACTGGATGCCGGCTACGGGCACTATATCGACCTGGTGCCGGCCCTGACCCTGGCGTCATCCAACGCCATGTCCCTCTTTGGCCTCAACCGCCGGCTCCGGGGCGCGATCGCCGGGCACCTTGCCGCCTTTGAGATGACGTCCTCAATTCCCAATTCGTTCTACGCCCGGGGTTTCCGGCGGCACGGATTCAGCGACGAAGTCACCTATTACTTCGACGAGCATGTGGAAGCCGACGCCGTGCACGAACAGATCGCCGCCAGGGACCTGGCCGGCGGCCTGGCCGAAGCCGAGCCTGACCTGCTTGAAGACATCATTTTCGGGGCAGCAACCGTCCTGGCCATTGATGCCATGCTGGGCGAAGACCAGCTGCTGGCCTGGCAGGCCGGCAGCCCGGCGCTGCTTGCGCCCCTGCCCGACGGCGGCCCGGAAGAGGCCGGCCCTGCAGGATCCGCCTTGGCTGCGGCGGCCATCGCCGGCGGTGTAACCCCGTGA
- the pstB gene encoding phosphate ABC transporter ATP-binding protein PstB, translating into MSKRIDVKDLNVYYGNFLAVQDVNINIEPRSVTAFIGPSGCGKSTFLRTLNRMHEVLPGARVEGEVLLDGENLYAPGVDPVTVRSHVGMVFQRPNPFPTMSIRDNVLAGVKLNNKRISKSDADDLVERSLTGANLWKEVRDRLDKPGSGLSGGQQQRLCIARAIAVSPEVILMDEPCSALDPISTLAIEDLIEELKSDYTVVIVTHNMQQAARVSDKTAFFNIAGTGQPGRLIEYADTPVIFSNPAEKATEDYVSGRFG; encoded by the coding sequence ATGTCCAAGCGCATCGACGTCAAAGACCTGAATGTCTATTACGGCAATTTCCTTGCCGTCCAGGACGTCAACATCAACATTGAACCCCGCTCGGTTACTGCCTTCATCGGCCCCTCAGGCTGCGGCAAGTCAACCTTCCTGCGCACCCTGAACCGGATGCACGAAGTCCTGCCCGGCGCCCGCGTGGAGGGCGAAGTGCTTCTGGACGGGGAGAACCTTTACGCCCCGGGCGTTGATCCGGTGACGGTGCGCAGCCATGTGGGCATGGTCTTCCAGCGGCCCAACCCGTTCCCCACCATGTCCATCCGGGACAACGTGCTGGCCGGCGTGAAGCTGAACAACAAACGGATTTCCAAGTCCGACGCCGATGACCTGGTGGAACGCTCCCTCACCGGAGCCAACCTGTGGAAGGAAGTACGGGACCGCTTGGACAAGCCCGGCTCCGGACTGTCCGGCGGCCAGCAGCAGCGCCTGTGTATTGCCCGGGCCATTGCCGTATCCCCGGAGGTGATCCTCATGGACGAGCCCTGCTCGGCCCTGGACCCCATCTCCACGCTGGCGATTGAGGACCTGATCGAGGAACTCAAGAGCGACTACACCGTGGTGATCGTGACCCACAACATGCAGCAGGCGGCACGGGTGTCGGATAAAACGGCTTTCTTCAACATTGCCGGCACCGGCCAGCCGGGACGGCTCATCGAGTATGCGGACACGCCCGTCATCTTCAGCAACCCGGCCGAGAAAGCCACGGAAGACTACGTCTCCGGGCGCTTCGGGTAA
- a CDS encoding fructose-specific PTS transporter subunit EIIC — MSDLITPDLVTLDSDLGADKGGVIEHLARNVVSAGRATSYDELYADAMAREGKTATGVPGGIAIPHCRSAAVTKATLAMARLRPAVDWGAKDGPADIVFFIAAPEGADQEHLQLLAKLARSLIRKDFTGALRSAGSPQQIVELVDGALGLGPAPAEAGSAAGAGGAAAAGTATGATAAGTDAGSRGGGQAAGTGGSGGDRGGGHGADAPASEGGTGATTSDTSKSPHIVAVTACPTGIAHTYMAADSLAAAAAERGIDLQVETQGSAKSTPLDPTVIRNADAVIFATDVDVRDKGRFAGKPVISGPVKRGIDEPGVMIDEALESINNPNARRVSGGGGGGEEREGAASGGESFGGQLKRALLTGVSYMIPFVAGGGLLIALGYLLGGYELALASDGGDGVANGDVMLDGTSLFSLPPEGLIPYLGAVFWKIGNLSLAFLVPALAGYIAYALADRPGIAPGFTAGSVALFMDAGFIGGIIGGLLAGYMARWIGNWNVPSWMRGLMPVVIIPLLASLIASGLMILVLGGPIAALTLGLNNWLTSLTGVAAIGLGVILGLMMGSDLGGPINKVAYAFAVAGLGEGSFENQVPWEIMAAVMAAGMVPPLGMAFASTVLAKNRFSMALRENGKAAWLLGAAFISEGAIPFAAADFFRVIPSTMLGGAVAGAICMATGVTSQAPHGGIFVFFAIGNLLMFVVAILAGAAVTGFVYVGLKRFVAPRRKVEEPVAA, encoded by the coding sequence ATGTCGGACCTCATCACCCCGGATCTGGTCACCCTGGACTCGGATCTGGGCGCGGACAAAGGCGGGGTCATTGAGCATCTGGCCCGCAACGTGGTCTCCGCCGGCCGTGCAACCAGCTATGACGAGCTGTACGCCGACGCCATGGCCAGGGAAGGCAAAACGGCCACCGGCGTTCCCGGCGGCATTGCCATCCCGCACTGCCGGTCAGCTGCCGTCACCAAGGCCACCCTGGCAATGGCCCGGCTTCGTCCCGCAGTGGACTGGGGCGCGAAGGACGGTCCGGCGGACATCGTCTTTTTCATTGCCGCTCCCGAAGGTGCGGATCAGGAGCACCTCCAGCTGCTGGCCAAGCTCGCGCGCTCCCTGATCCGCAAGGACTTCACCGGTGCGCTCCGTTCCGCAGGCTCCCCGCAACAGATTGTGGAGCTGGTGGACGGCGCGCTGGGCCTTGGCCCTGCCCCGGCGGAGGCGGGGTCCGCTGCCGGTGCGGGCGGGGCGGCAGCGGCCGGCACGGCCACCGGGGCCACGGCTGCGGGCACCGACGCCGGCTCCCGCGGCGGCGGGCAGGCCGCCGGTACGGGGGGATCCGGCGGAGACCGTGGAGGTGGTCACGGAGCAGATGCCCCGGCATCCGAGGGCGGTACGGGGGCCACGACGTCGGACACCTCCAAGTCCCCGCACATTGTTGCGGTGACCGCCTGCCCCACCGGTATTGCCCATACCTATATGGCGGCGGATTCCCTGGCCGCAGCGGCCGCCGAACGCGGCATCGACCTGCAGGTGGAAACCCAGGGCTCGGCCAAGTCCACGCCGTTGGACCCCACCGTGATCCGCAACGCCGACGCGGTGATTTTTGCCACTGACGTGGACGTCCGGGACAAGGGCCGCTTCGCGGGCAAACCCGTGATCAGCGGGCCGGTGAAGCGCGGCATCGACGAGCCGGGGGTGATGATCGATGAAGCCCTTGAATCGATCAACAACCCCAACGCGCGGCGGGTGTCCGGCGGCGGAGGCGGCGGCGAGGAACGCGAAGGGGCCGCCTCCGGAGGGGAGAGCTTCGGCGGCCAGCTCAAGCGCGCCCTGCTGACGGGCGTCAGTTACATGATCCCGTTCGTCGCCGGCGGCGGACTGCTGATTGCCCTCGGGTACCTGCTGGGTGGTTATGAACTGGCCCTGGCCTCGGACGGCGGGGACGGTGTCGCCAACGGCGACGTGATGCTGGACGGGACGTCGCTCTTCAGCTTGCCGCCCGAGGGGCTGATCCCGTACCTGGGTGCGGTGTTCTGGAAGATCGGCAACCTGTCCCTGGCATTCCTGGTGCCCGCACTGGCCGGCTACATTGCCTACGCACTGGCGGACCGCCCCGGCATTGCCCCGGGCTTCACCGCCGGTTCCGTGGCCCTGTTCATGGATGCCGGGTTCATTGGCGGCATCATCGGCGGCCTGCTTGCCGGGTACATGGCCCGGTGGATCGGCAACTGGAACGTACCTTCCTGGATGCGGGGACTGATGCCGGTGGTCATCATCCCCCTTCTGGCCTCTCTCATCGCCTCCGGCCTGATGATCCTGGTCCTTGGCGGCCCCATTGCCGCGCTGACCCTTGGGCTGAACAACTGGCTCACCAGCCTCACCGGTGTGGCGGCCATTGGGCTGGGTGTCATCCTGGGGCTGATGATGGGCTCGGATCTGGGCGGGCCCATCAATAAGGTGGCCTACGCCTTCGCTGTGGCCGGCCTGGGTGAAGGCAGCTTCGAGAACCAGGTGCCGTGGGAGATCATGGCCGCAGTGATGGCGGCGGGCATGGTTCCCCCGCTGGGCATGGCCTTTGCTTCAACGGTGCTGGCCAAGAACCGGTTCAGCATGGCTCTGCGGGAGAACGGCAAGGCCGCCTGGCTGTTGGGCGCCGCCTTCATCTCGGAGGGTGCCATTCCGTTCGCCGCGGCCGACTTCTTCCGGGTTATTCCCTCCACGATGCTCGGAGGCGCCGTGGCCGGTGCCATCTGCATGGCAACCGGCGTAACCTCACAGGCACCCCACGGTGGGATATTTGTCTTCTTCGCTATCGGCAACCTCCTGATGTTCGTGGTGGCGATCCTGGCCGGGGCTGCGGTCACAGGCTTCGTATACGTGGGCCTGAAACGGTTTGTCGCTCCCCGCAGGAAAGTGGAGGAACCCGTTGCTGCGTAA
- a CDS encoding GNAT family N-acetyltransferase, with the protein MTTKDISVSRNDGQDRYELRLDGELVGIADYRIEPDAVALTHTVVEPAFRHQGYSSRLAKYAVDDIISDGRRIKPYCSYMAVYLGKHPEYSHHVSWPQG; encoded by the coding sequence ATGACAACCAAAGACATCAGTGTCTCGCGCAATGACGGGCAGGACCGGTACGAACTGCGGCTGGACGGAGAACTGGTGGGTATTGCCGACTACCGGATTGAACCTGATGCGGTGGCGCTGACCCACACGGTGGTGGAGCCGGCCTTCCGCCATCAGGGCTACTCGTCCCGGCTGGCCAAATATGCCGTGGATGACATCATCAGCGACGGCCGGCGGATCAAGCCCTACTGCTCCTATATGGCCGTTTACCTCGGCAAACACCCGGAGTACAGCCATCACGTGTCCTGGCCGCAGGGCTGA
- a CDS encoding phospholipase: protein MKTVPAENVIWSLPADRRHGRSLVVLLHGYGSGEQAMERLFAALPDTAVGAAVRGPLPVGEGSGWFLLDPLLNSDTSEVLETALSVLAWIDRVRTEYGFTAVSLVGFSQGMAMAATLLRLRPRDFRAVVGLSGFVAPNEILAVAEPLPVRVPFFWGRDRQDWVINDDALQYTGEWLEENTALTARTYEGMGHALSSAEISDVSVFLSAYLRSDTP, encoded by the coding sequence ATGAAAACCGTGCCGGCGGAAAACGTCATCTGGTCACTGCCCGCGGACCGGCGCCATGGACGCTCCCTGGTGGTCCTCCTGCACGGGTACGGATCCGGGGAACAGGCAATGGAGCGGCTTTTTGCCGCGCTGCCGGACACCGCTGTGGGGGCGGCAGTGCGCGGACCGCTGCCGGTCGGCGAGGGCAGCGGCTGGTTCCTGCTCGATCCGCTGTTGAACTCTGACACCTCGGAGGTGCTGGAGACGGCGCTGTCCGTGCTGGCCTGGATTGACCGGGTCCGGACCGAATACGGCTTCACTGCGGTCTCGCTCGTCGGTTTTTCCCAGGGCATGGCCATGGCCGCCACACTGCTGCGCCTGCGTCCCCGGGACTTCCGCGCCGTCGTCGGGCTGTCGGGCTTTGTAGCCCCGAACGAGATCTTGGCCGTCGCCGAACCGCTGCCTGTGCGCGTGCCGTTCTTCTGGGGACGGGACCGGCAGGACTGGGTAATCAATGACGATGCGCTCCAGTACACCGGCGAGTGGCTCGAGGAGAATACGGCCCTCACCGCCCGTACCTACGAGGGAATGGGCCACGCGCTTTCCTCGGCGGAGATTTCCGACGTGTCCGTATTTCTGTCCGCGTATCTGCGCTCCGACACGCCGTAG